In Candidatus Eisenbacteria bacterium, the sequence ATCGACGACACTGGACAAGGAGTTCTGCGTAAGGGCACTTGAGCGGGCGTTGACGCTTTCAACTCCCGGCATTTTCAACTCCGACCAGGGCAGCCAGTTTACGAGCCTGGAGTTTACCGGGAGAATCGAAAAACTCGGCGTTGCCGTCAGCATGGACGGACGCGGACGTGCGATGGACAACATCTTCGTCGAGCGGCTGTGGAGGACGGTGAAGTACGAGGAGGTTTACCTGAAGAGCTACGAAACCGTGGCCGAGGCAAAAGAATCTCTTGCGAAGTACTTCCACTTCTACAATACCGAGCGGTTGCATGAGTCCCTCGGATACCGGACACCGAAGGAGGCTTATTTCAGCGAAGAAAGGAAAGGG encodes:
- a CDS encoding integrase core domain-containing protein, which produces STTLDKEFCVRALERALTLSTPGIFNSDQGSQFTSLEFTGRIEKLGVAVSMDGRGRAMDNIFVERLWRTVKYEEVYLKSYETVAEAKESLAKYFHFYNTERLHESLGYRTPKEAYFSEERKGEGPETKPVQAALHQIQPCFLS